The genomic window TCTACGTCGCCGAGTCCGACATCGTCGACCAGTACCTGATCACCCCCTATGTGGACGTGCTGGCTTCGCTGGCCGAGTCGTCGGCTCCGGCCGCCGTGCTGCTGTCCTCCAACGCCGACGGCAAAGAAATCGCCGGCCGCCTCGCCGCCCGAATCGGGGCCGGCCTGCTGGTCGACGTGGTCGGCGTCAAGGAAGGTGGCAAGGGCGTGCACTCCATCTTCGGTGGCTCGTTCACCGTGGAGGCCCAGGCCAACGGCGACACCCCGGTGATCACCGTCCGTGCCGGGTCCGTTGACCCCGAGCCGGCTGACGGCGCCGGCGAGGTGGTGAAGGTCGAGGTGCCCGAGCCCGCCGAGAACGCGACGAAGATTACCTCGCGCGAGCCCGCGGTGGCCGGTGACCGGCCCGAGCTGACGGAGGCCACGGTCGTGGTGTCCGGTGGCCGCGGTGTCGGCAGCGCGGAGAACTTCAAGGTGGTCGAGGAACTGGCCGACTCGCTCGGCGCGGCCGTCGGCGCCTCCCGTGCCGCGGTCGACTCCGGCTACTACCCGGGTCAATTCCAGGTCGGCCAGACCGGCAAGACGGTGTCCCCGCAGCTCTACATCGCGCTGGGCATCTCCGGAGCCATCCAGCACCGCGCTGGCATGCAGACCTCGAAGACCATCGTCGCGGTCAACAAGGATGAAGAGGCGCCGATCTTCGAGATCGCCGACTACGGCGTGGTCGGTGACCTGTTCAAGGTGGCCCCGCAACTGACCGAGGCCATCAAGACCCGCAAGGGCTAAGACCTGGTCAGCATGTGATCGATACGCCGTAAGGCGACGGCGCACACGGTCAGATACGGTGCGGCCCACCACGGGACGGCCATGCTGGCCTGGGCGCCATCGCCTAACGGGTGCACCGCGTGACGAGTGGCCGGGACACCGGCCACTTTCCACGCCCACACCCGGCCCGGCTCGAACTCGGTCACCACGAACGGCGCGGACACCAGCACCGGCGTCTGCACCGTGCCGGTCACCTGCGGACCCAGCTCGGTGTGCGGCTCGTCGAGCCGGGCTCCGCTGATCGTCGGCCCCCACTTGGGCCACGCATCGAGGTCGACCAGCAGGTCCCATACCGCCTCTGGCGGGGCAGCGATGTCCCGGTTGACGGTGAGCATGACGGCTTGGCTTATCGGGGGCATCCTGGCGGGATACCCGTCATGGCGCGGATTGACCGAGCCGGCGCTGTTGTTCGACGACCTCGTCGAGATCGCTGAGCCGCTGCATTCCCGCCAACGGCTGATTCATCCGGCGATTGCCTGCCAGGTATTGCCGGTTGCGGCTCAGGAACCACCAGTAGCCACCGGTGAACGGGCATGCGCGTTCACCCACCCGCTCGCCGGGGTGATACGGGCATTGACCGCAGTAGTCACTCATCCGG from Mycobacterium kubicae includes these protein-coding regions:
- a CDS encoding electron transfer flavoprotein subunit alpha/FixB family protein, with translation MAEVLVLVEQAEGALKKVTSELITAARALGEPAAVVVGAPGTAEPLIDGLKQAGAAKIYVAESDIVDQYLITPYVDVLASLAESSAPAAVLLSSNADGKEIAGRLAARIGAGLLVDVVGVKEGGKGVHSIFGGSFTVEAQANGDTPVITVRAGSVDPEPADGAGEVVKVEVPEPAENATKITSREPAVAGDRPELTEATVVVSGGRGVGSAENFKVVEELADSLGAAVGASRAAVDSGYYPGQFQVGQTGKTVSPQLYIALGISGAIQHRAGMQTSKTIVAVNKDEEAPIFEIADYGVVGDLFKVAPQLTEAIKTRKG
- a CDS encoding SRPBCC family protein, producing MPPISQAVMLTVNRDIAAPPEAVWDLLVDLDAWPKWGPTISGARLDEPHTELGPQVTGTVQTPVLVSAPFVVTEFEPGRVWAWKVAGVPATRHAVHPLGDGAQASMAVPWWAAPYLTVCAVALRRIDHMLTRS